A stretch of Pseudomonas sp. LRP2-20 DNA encodes these proteins:
- a CDS encoding MFS transporter: MRSAEKTEQGTAAKALPKMPRSVWALGFVSLFMDISSEMIHALLPLYMVTVLGTSVVAVGFIEGIAEATAAITKVFSGALSDRLGKRKLLTVVGYGLGALTKPVFPLASGLEWLTAARFVDRIGKGIRGAPRDALVADVTPPELRGAAFGLRQALDTVGAFLGPLLAIVLMWLTASHFQTVFWVAVIPAFIAVYILVAFVREPEVSPGARPLRSPLALHELARLGAAYWRLIGLAMVFTLARFSEAFLLLRAQDMGLAPLWAPAVLVLMALAYSLSAYPAGALSDRVGRRGVLMIGLGLLVAADLLLALLPGWAGLALGVAAWGLHLGFTQGIFAALIADSAPANLRGTAFGLFNLLTGVALLVASVVAGLLWDGAGFQATFLVGAGFAGATLLGVTLLR, translated from the coding sequence ATGCGCAGCGCCGAAAAGACCGAGCAAGGCACCGCCGCCAAGGCCCTGCCGAAGATGCCTCGCAGCGTCTGGGCGCTGGGCTTCGTGTCGCTGTTCATGGATATTTCCTCGGAGATGATCCACGCCCTGCTGCCGCTGTACATGGTCACCGTACTCGGTACTTCGGTGGTCGCCGTCGGCTTCATCGAGGGCATCGCCGAGGCCACTGCGGCGATCACCAAGGTGTTCTCCGGCGCGCTCAGCGACCGCCTCGGCAAGCGCAAGCTGCTGACGGTGGTGGGCTATGGCCTGGGCGCGCTGACCAAGCCGGTGTTCCCCCTGGCCTCCGGGCTGGAGTGGCTGACGGCGGCGCGCTTCGTCGACCGTATCGGCAAGGGCATCCGCGGCGCCCCCCGCGATGCGCTGGTGGCTGATGTGACCCCGCCCGAGCTGCGTGGCGCGGCATTCGGCCTGCGCCAGGCGCTGGACACCGTCGGCGCTTTTCTCGGCCCGCTGCTGGCGATCGTGCTGATGTGGCTGACGGCGAGCCATTTCCAGACGGTGTTCTGGGTGGCGGTGATCCCGGCATTCATCGCCGTGTACATTCTCGTCGCCTTCGTGCGCGAACCCGAGGTATCGCCCGGTGCGCGGCCGCTGCGCTCGCCGCTGGCGCTGCATGAACTGGCGCGCCTGGGCGCGGCCTACTGGCGGCTGATCGGCCTGGCCATGGTGTTCACCCTGGCCCGTTTCAGCGAGGCGTTCCTGCTGTTGCGCGCCCAGGACATGGGCCTGGCGCCGTTGTGGGCGCCAGCGGTGCTGGTGCTCATGGCCCTGGCCTATTCGCTGTCGGCCTACCCCGCCGGTGCGCTGTCGGACCGCGTGGGCCGCCGGGGCGTGCTGATGATCGGGCTGGGCCTGCTGGTTGCCGCCGACCTGTTGCTGGCCCTGCTGCCAGGCTGGGCCGGGCTGGCACTGGGCGTGGCGGCCTGGGGCCTGCATCTGGGCTTCACCCAGGGCATCTTCGCCGCGCTGATCGCCGACAGCGCGCCGGCCAACCTGCGCGGCACCGCATTCGGCCTGTTCAACCTGCTGACCGGTGTGGCGCTGCTGGTCGCCAGCGTGGTGGCCGGGCTGCTGTGGGATGGCGCCGGGTTCCAGGCGACCTTCCTGGTCGGGGCGGGGTTTGCCGGTGCCACACTGCTGGGCGTGACGCTGTTGCGCTGA
- a CDS encoding LexA family protein, with protein sequence MTSILGPITGGSAAVPRYLFRVPAGFPSPAADHMEQPISLDELLNLRAPHIYLVRIDGDSMQGAGIFDGDLVLVDRSIEARHGHIVIAAVNGEPLCKRLQHVAGQVLLRSENPRYAPRYIMEGDDFMIWGVVTFSVRSHDPAA encoded by the coding sequence ATGACTTCCATCCTGGGTCCCATCACGGGCGGCAGTGCTGCCGTGCCGCGCTATCTGTTCCGTGTTCCGGCGGGCTTTCCGTCGCCAGCCGCCGACCACATGGAGCAGCCTATCTCGCTGGACGAACTGCTCAACCTGCGCGCACCGCACATCTATCTGGTCAGGATAGACGGCGACAGCATGCAAGGCGCCGGTATCTTCGATGGCGACCTGGTGCTGGTCGACCGCTCGATCGAGGCGCGCCATGGCCATATCGTGATTGCCGCAGTCAACGGCGAGCCATTGTGCAAGCGCCTGCAGCACGTTGCCGGGCAAGTGCTGCTGCGCTCGGAAAACCCCCGCTATGCGCCACGCTACATCATGGAGGGTGACGACTTCATGATCTGGGGTGTGGTGACCTTCAGTGTGCGCAGCCACGACCCGGCCGCCTGA
- a CDS encoding SOS response-associated peptidase family protein: MCGRFAQYQGLADYLRELDAEQDVISGYDNQPIGRYNVAPGSRVLILHQAADGLRIAPCHWGWAPFWATGKRPAPINARVETVTTGKFFKALWPQGRALVMADGWYEWVADPQDPKRKQPYFIRLKSQAPMFMAALAEVHAGLEPNEGDGFVIITAASDAGMVDIHDRRPLVLSPEHARAWIDPDVPAEEAERLAREQCLPVEAFEWFAVGKEVGNVRNEGAELIVMLDAAHQP, encoded by the coding sequence ATGTGCGGACGCTTCGCCCAGTACCAGGGCCTGGCCGACTACCTGCGTGAACTGGACGCCGAACAGGACGTGATCAGCGGCTACGACAACCAGCCGATCGGCCGCTACAACGTCGCCCCCGGCAGCCGCGTGCTGATCCTGCATCAGGCTGCCGATGGCCTGCGCATCGCCCCTTGCCATTGGGGATGGGCACCGTTCTGGGCCACGGGCAAACGGCCGGCACCCATCAACGCGCGGGTCGAGACGGTGACCACCGGCAAGTTCTTCAAGGCCCTCTGGCCGCAAGGGCGGGCCTTGGTGATGGCCGACGGCTGGTACGAATGGGTGGCCGACCCGCAGGACCCCAAGCGCAAGCAACCCTATTTCATCCGCCTGAAGAGCCAGGCGCCGATGTTCATGGCGGCGCTGGCCGAGGTGCATGCGGGGCTGGAGCCGAACGAGGGGGATGGCTTCGTCATCATCACTGCTGCCAGCGATGCGGGAATGGTCGATATCCATGACCGCCGGCCCTTGGTGCTGAGCCCGGAGCATGCCCGGGCGTGGATCGACCCAGACGTACCTGCCGAAGAAGCCGAGCGACTGGCGCGGGAGCAGTGCTTGCCGGTGGAGGCGTTCGAATGGTTTGCGGTGGGCAAGGAAGTGGGGAATGTGCGCAACGAAGGGGCTGAGCTGATTGTGATGCTCGATGCCGCGCATCAGCCCTGA
- a CDS encoding ABC transporter ATP-binding protein/permease translates to MDMNWHQALQESLSWLAIASFITLIGFTAAASLAVRYTRWGRQFWQLAGPYFTFRRSWRPLLVFGLLLVLTLFSVRLNVLFSFWYNGFYSALQALDQTAFWYLLGVFAVLATIHVLRSLFTFYVTQAFSIQWRVWLTERLTGDWMKGDAYYRGRFLAEPVDNPDQRIELDVSAFVSNSVSLALGAVSALVSLVAFTGILWGLSAPLTVAGYEIPRAMVFAVYVYVLIATWVAFRLGQPLIRLNFLNEKLTANFRYALMRLRENAENIAFYQGAPVERATLLGRFGALIVNVWALVFRNLKFSGFNLGVSQVAVVFPFILQAPRFFSGAIKLGDVMQTSQAFGQVQDSLSFFRESYDTFAQYRATLDRLTGFLDANDQASALPRVQTKDQPRALDIIGLQVLRPDGHALIADLDLRLHGGQALLIKGPSGSGKTTLLRALAGLWPYAEGEVRRPLGTQALFLSQRPYLPLGDLRTAIAYPADSQPGDEARMQQALREVNLAHLAERLAVNCDWSNILSVGEQQRLAFARVLFNRPQVVFLDESTSAMDEGLEHAMYALLRKEMPETLLVSVGHRSTLADFHTHRLEVDGQGGWSLRQQEVLA, encoded by the coding sequence ATGGACATGAACTGGCACCAGGCCCTGCAAGAGAGCCTGAGCTGGCTTGCAATCGCCTCGTTCATCACCCTCATCGGCTTCACCGCCGCTGCCTCCCTGGCCGTGCGCTACACGCGCTGGGGCAGACAGTTCTGGCAGCTGGCGGGGCCTTACTTCACCTTCCGGCGCAGCTGGCGCCCGCTGCTGGTGTTCGGCCTGTTGCTGGTACTGACGCTGTTCTCGGTGCGCCTGAACGTGCTGTTCTCGTTCTGGTACAACGGCTTCTACAGCGCCCTGCAGGCCCTCGACCAGACCGCCTTCTGGTACCTGCTGGGGGTGTTTGCGGTGCTGGCCACCATCCATGTGCTGCGTTCGCTGTTCACCTTCTACGTGACCCAGGCGTTCAGCATCCAGTGGCGGGTGTGGCTGACCGAGCGCCTGACGGGCGACTGGATGAAGGGCGATGCCTACTACCGCGGCCGCTTCCTCGCCGAGCCGGTGGACAACCCCGACCAGCGTATCGAGCTGGACGTCAGCGCGTTCGTCAGCAACTCCGTGTCGCTGGCCCTGGGCGCGGTCAGCGCGCTGGTTTCGCTGGTGGCCTTTACCGGCATCCTCTGGGGCCTTTCGGCGCCGCTGACGGTGGCAGGCTACGAGATTCCCCGGGCGATGGTGTTCGCGGTGTACGTCTATGTGCTGATCGCCACCTGGGTAGCCTTCCGCCTCGGCCAGCCGCTGATCCGCCTGAACTTCCTCAACGAAAAGCTCACGGCGAACTTCCGTTATGCGCTGATGCGCCTGCGTGAGAACGCCGAGAACATTGCCTTCTACCAAGGCGCGCCGGTCGAACGGGCGACTTTGCTGGGGCGCTTCGGCGCGCTGATCGTCAATGTCTGGGCCCTGGTGTTCCGGAACCTCAAGTTCAGCGGCTTCAACCTCGGTGTCAGCCAGGTGGCGGTGGTGTTCCCGTTCATCCTCCAGGCGCCGCGCTTCTTCAGCGGGGCGATCAAGCTGGGTGACGTGATGCAGACTTCCCAGGCGTTCGGCCAGGTGCAGGATTCGCTGTCGTTCTTCCGTGAGTCCTACGACACCTTCGCCCAGTACCGCGCCACCCTCGACCGTTTGACCGGCTTCCTCGATGCCAATGACCAGGCCAGCGCACTGCCACGGGTGCAGACCAAAGACCAGCCGCGGGCGCTGGATATCATCGGCCTGCAAGTGCTGCGCCCGGATGGGCATGCGCTGATCGCCGACCTCGACCTGCGCCTGCACGGTGGCCAGGCGCTGCTGATCAAAGGGCCGTCGGGCAGTGGCAAGACCACCTTGCTGCGTGCCCTGGCGGGCCTGTGGCCGTATGCCGAGGGTGAAGTTCGGCGGCCGCTGGGTACCCAGGCGTTGTTCCTGTCACAGCGGCCTTACCTGCCCCTGGGCGACCTGCGCACCGCCATTGCCTACCCGGCCGACAGCCAACCGGGGGATGAAGCACGCATGCAGCAGGCCCTGCGCGAGGTCAACCTGGCGCACCTGGCCGAGCGGCTGGCGGTCAATTGCGACTGGTCGAACATTCTGTCGGTCGGTGAGCAGCAGCGCCTGGCGTTTGCCCGGGTGCTGTTCAACCGGCCGCAGGTGGTGTTCCTCGACGAGTCCACTTCGGCGATGGATGAAGGGCTGGAGCATGCGATGTATGCGTTGTTGCGCAAGGAAATGCCCGAGACCTTGCTGGTGAGTGTGGGGCATCGCAGCACCTTGGCCGACTTCCATACCCATCGGCTGGAAGTGGATGGGCAGGGCGGTTGGTCGCTGCGCCAGCAGGAGGTCCTGGCTTGA
- a CDS encoding formate dehydrogenase subunit delta — protein MSSDNLVKMANQIAHYFDSEPNRQLAVQGVRLHLQSFWTPAMRRQLGEWIAAHGQEGLDAKVVEALA, from the coding sequence ATGAGCAGCGACAACCTGGTCAAGATGGCCAACCAGATCGCCCACTACTTCGACAGCGAGCCGAACCGGCAGTTGGCGGTGCAAGGGGTGAGGCTGCACCTGCAGAGCTTCTGGACGCCAGCGATGCGCCGGCAGCTGGGGGAGTGGATTGCTGCCCATGGGCAGGAAGGGCTGGATGCCAAGGTGGTGGAGGCCTTGGCCTAG
- the fdhF gene encoding formate dehydrogenase subunit alpha → MINYFDPGADTNIDLGTPARDSDVQISLNIDGRSISVPAGTSVMRAAAMLGTSIPKLCATDSLEAFGSCRMCMVEIEGMRGYPASCTTPVAEGMVVRTQTSRLADLRRNVMELYISDHPLDCLTCSANGNCELQTVAGQVGLREVRYGYDGANHLAEKKDTSNPYFDYEPSKCIVCSRCVRACEDIQGTYALTITGRGFESRVAAAGGDNFLASECVSCGACVQACPTATLTEKSLVQLGQPERAVITTCAYCGVGCSFRAEMKGDQLVRMVPDKNGGANHGHACVKGRFAWGYATHPDRITKPMIRKRLEDPWQEVSWDEAVTYAASELRRIQLKYGRDSIGGITSSRCTNEEAYLVQKLVRTAFGNNNVDTCARVCHSPTGYGLKQTLGESAGTQSFDSVMQADVILVIGANPTDAHPVFGSQLKRRLRQGARLIVIDPRRIDLVDSPHARAELHLQLRPGTNVAMLNALAHVIVSEGLLAQRFIDARCETEDFARWRDFVSLPENAPEALGPVCGVPAEQIRAAARLYATGGNAAIYYGLGVTEHSQGSTAVMGIANLAMATGNIGREGVGVNPLRGQNNVQGSCDMGSFPHELPGYRHISNEGVRAEFEQAWGVTLQPDPGLRIPNMFEAALDGSFKALYCQGEDIAQSDPNTQHVTAALLAMECVVVQDIFLNETAKFAHVFLPGSSFLEKDGTFTNAERRISRVRKVMEPLAGKADWEATMALANALGYPMNYRHPAEIMDEIARLTPSFHRVSYAELDRHGSLQWPCNDAAPDGTPTMHIDQFVRGKGRFMLTGYVPTDEKVNSRYPLLLTTGRILSQYNVGAQTRRTSNTAWHDADRLEIHPSDAESRGIHDGDWVGIGSRAGQTVLRAKVSARVAPGVVYTTFHFPESGANVITTDNSDWATNCPEYKVTAVEVVKVFHPSEWQKRYQDFSDEQRRLLKERRTAEKAEVHR, encoded by the coding sequence GTGATCAATTACTTTGACCCCGGGGCTGATACCAACATCGATCTGGGCACGCCAGCCCGCGACAGCGACGTGCAGATCAGCCTGAACATCGATGGCCGCAGCATCAGCGTGCCGGCCGGCACCTCGGTGATGCGCGCCGCCGCCATGCTCGGCACCAGCATCCCCAAACTGTGCGCCACCGACAGCCTCGAAGCGTTCGGTTCGTGCCGCATGTGCATGGTGGAAATCGAAGGCATGCGTGGCTACCCGGCCTCGTGCACCACGCCGGTTGCCGAGGGCATGGTGGTGCGCACGCAAACCTCACGCCTGGCCGACCTGCGCCGCAACGTGATGGAGCTGTACATTTCCGACCACCCGTTGGACTGCCTGACCTGCTCGGCCAACGGCAACTGCGAGCTGCAGACCGTCGCCGGCCAGGTCGGCCTGCGCGAGGTGCGCTACGGCTATGACGGCGCCAACCACCTGGCGGAGAAGAAGGACACGTCCAACCCGTATTTCGATTACGAGCCGAGCAAGTGCATCGTCTGCAGCCGCTGCGTGCGTGCCTGCGAAGATATCCAGGGCACCTACGCCCTGACCATCACCGGGCGCGGTTTCGAATCACGGGTGGCGGCGGCCGGCGGCGACAACTTCCTCGCTTCCGAATGCGTGTCGTGCGGCGCCTGCGTGCAGGCCTGCCCGACGGCGACGCTCACCGAGAAGAGCCTGGTCCAGCTTGGCCAGCCCGAGCGTGCGGTGATCACCACCTGCGCCTACTGCGGCGTTGGCTGCTCGTTCCGCGCCGAGATGAAGGGCGACCAGCTGGTGCGCATGGTCCCGGACAAGAACGGCGGCGCCAACCATGGCCACGCCTGCGTCAAGGGCCGTTTCGCCTGGGGTTACGCCACCCACCCCGACCGCATCACCAAACCGATGATCCGCAAGCGCCTGGAAGACCCGTGGCAGGAAGTCAGCTGGGACGAGGCGGTGACCTACGCCGCCAGCGAGTTGCGCCGCATCCAGCTCAAGTACGGGCGCGACTCGATCGGTGGCATCACCTCCAGCCGCTGCACCAACGAAGAAGCCTACCTGGTGCAGAAACTGGTGCGTACGGCGTTTGGCAACAACAACGTCGACACCTGCGCACGGGTTTGCCACTCGCCGACCGGCTATGGCCTGAAGCAGACGCTGGGTGAGTCCGCCGGCACCCAGAGTTTCGACTCGGTGATGCAGGCCGACGTGATCCTGGTGATCGGCGCCAACCCCACCGACGCCCACCCGGTATTCGGCTCGCAGCTCAAGCGCCGCCTGCGCCAGGGCGCGCGGCTGATCGTCATCGACCCACGGCGCATCGACCTGGTCGACTCGCCCCACGCCCGTGCCGAACTGCACCTGCAACTGCGCCCCGGTACCAACGTGGCCATGCTCAATGCCCTGGCCCATGTGATCGTCAGCGAGGGCCTGCTGGCCCAGCGCTTCATCGACGCCCGCTGCGAAACCGAAGACTTCGCCCGCTGGCGCGACTTCGTCAGCCTGCCGGAAAACGCCCCGGAAGCCCTGGGCCCGGTCTGTGGCGTGCCTGCCGAGCAGATCCGCGCCGCCGCCCGGCTGTACGCCACCGGCGGCAACGCGGCGATCTACTACGGCCTGGGTGTGACCGAGCACAGCCAGGGCAGTACTGCGGTGATGGGCATCGCCAACCTGGCCATGGCCACCGGCAACATCGGCCGCGAAGGGGTAGGGGTGAACCCGCTGCGTGGGCAGAACAACGTGCAGGGCTCCTGCGACATGGGGTCGTTCCCCCACGAGCTGCCCGGTTACCGGCACATCTCCAACGAAGGCGTGCGCGCCGAGTTCGAGCAGGCCTGGGGCGTGACCCTGCAACCCGACCCGGGCCTGCGCATCCCCAACATGTTCGAGGCGGCGCTGGACGGCAGCTTCAAGGCGCTGTACTGCCAGGGCGAGGACATCGCCCAGAGCGACCCCAACACCCAGCATGTCACCGCCGCCCTGCTGGCGATGGAGTGCGTGGTGGTGCAGGACATCTTCCTCAACGAGACGGCCAAGTTCGCCCACGTGTTCCTGCCGGGCAGCTCGTTCCTCGAGAAGGACGGCACCTTCACCAACGCCGAGCGGCGCATCTCGCGGGTACGCAAGGTGATGGAGCCGCTGGCCGGCAAGGCCGACTGGGAAGCCACCATGGCCCTGGCCAATGCCCTGGGTTACCCGATGAATTACCGCCACCCGGCCGAGATCATGGACGAGATCGCCCGCCTGACGCCGAGCTTCCACCGCGTCAGCTATGCCGAGCTCGACCGCCACGGCAGCCTGCAATGGCCGTGCAACGACGCCGCCCCGGACGGCACCCCGACCATGCATATCGACCAGTTCGTGCGGGGCAAGGGGCGCTTCATGCTGACCGGTTATGTGCCCACCGACGAGAAGGTCAACAGCCGCTACCCGCTGCTGCTGACCACCGGGCGCATTCTCAGCCAGTACAACGTCGGCGCCCAGACCCGACGTACCAGCAACACTGCCTGGCACGACGCCGACCGGCTGGAAATCCACCCCAGCGATGCCGAAAGCCGTGGCATCCACGACGGCGACTGGGTGGGCATCGGCAGCCGTGCGGGGCAGACCGTGCTGCGCGCCAAGGTCAGTGCACGGGTGGCGCCGGGGGTGGTGTACACCACCTTCCACTTCCCCGAGTCCGGCGCCAACGTGATCACCACAGACAACTCCGACTGGGCCACCAACTGCCCGGAATACAAGGTCACGGCGGTGGAGGTGGTGAAGGTGTTCCACCCGTCGGAATGGCAGAAGCGCTACCAGGACTTCAGTGACGAACAGCGGCGCCTGCTCAAGGAACGCCGCACTGCGGAAAAAGCCGAGGTGCACCGATGA
- a CDS encoding formate dehydrogenase beta subunit, giving the protein MLKLFISCDSVARAVGADQVAAAIQTQAERRQLPVEIQRTSSRGLYWLEPLVECETPQGRQGFGPVSPEDVASLLDALAGEPGGHSLALGAVEELAYLKTQQRLLFARAGITRPLSLDDYRAHGGFKGLEKAVALDGAAVVAAVLDSGLRGRGGAAFPAGIKWRTVREATPAQKYVVCNADEGDSGTFADRMLMEGDPFLLIEGMIIAGLAVGADQGYIYVRSEYPDAIGVLNQALAIARDAGYLGSDVAGSGQAFDLEVRVGAGAYICGEETALLESIEGKRGIVRAKPPLPALEGLFGLPTLVHNVLTLASVPVILAEGAAFYRDFGMGRSLGTMPFQLAGNIRHGGLVERAFGLTLRELVEGYGGGTASGRPLKAAQVGGPLGAWVPPSHFDTPLDYEAFAAMGAMLGHGGVVVADDTLNMASMARFALQFCAEESCGKCTPCRIGSTRGMEVVDRLIATSDFSERHDQALLLRDLCDTMQYGSLCAMGGMTAYPVASALKYFPADFGLTTTEAAQ; this is encoded by the coding sequence ATGCTGAAGCTGTTCATCTCCTGTGATTCGGTGGCGCGCGCGGTCGGCGCCGACCAGGTCGCTGCTGCTATCCAGACGCAAGCCGAGCGCCGCCAACTGCCGGTCGAGATCCAGCGCACCAGCTCACGCGGCCTGTACTGGCTGGAGCCGCTGGTGGAATGCGAAACCCCGCAAGGGCGGCAAGGCTTCGGCCCGGTCAGCCCTGAAGATGTAGCGTCGCTGCTCGACGCCCTTGCTGGAGAACCTGGCGGTCATTCGCTGGCGCTGGGCGCGGTCGAAGAGCTGGCTTACCTGAAAACCCAGCAACGCCTGCTGTTCGCCCGCGCCGGCATCACCCGCCCATTGTCGCTGGACGACTACCGTGCCCACGGCGGTTTCAAGGGCCTGGAGAAGGCCGTGGCGCTGGACGGCGCCGCGGTGGTCGCTGCCGTGCTCGATTCCGGCCTGCGCGGCCGGGGCGGCGCGGCGTTCCCGGCTGGCATCAAGTGGCGCACCGTGCGCGAGGCCACGCCTGCGCAGAAGTATGTGGTGTGCAACGCCGACGAAGGCGACTCCGGCACCTTCGCCGACCGCATGCTGATGGAGGGCGACCCCTTCCTGCTGATCGAAGGCATGATCATCGCCGGCCTCGCCGTCGGGGCCGACCAAGGCTACATCTATGTGCGCTCGGAATACCCGGACGCCATCGGTGTGCTCAACCAGGCGCTCGCCATCGCCCGCGATGCCGGTTACCTCGGCAGTGACGTGGCCGGCAGCGGCCAGGCCTTCGACCTGGAGGTACGGGTGGGGGCCGGTGCCTATATCTGCGGCGAGGAAACCGCGCTGCTCGAATCCATCGAAGGCAAGCGCGGCATCGTGCGCGCCAAGCCGCCGCTGCCCGCGCTCGAAGGCCTGTTCGGCCTGCCGACGCTGGTGCACAACGTGCTCACCCTGGCGTCGGTGCCGGTCATCCTGGCCGAGGGCGCGGCGTTCTACCGCGATTTCGGCATGGGCCGTTCGCTGGGCACCATGCCGTTCCAGCTGGCCGGCAATATCCGCCACGGAGGCCTGGTGGAACGCGCCTTCGGCCTGACCCTGCGCGAGCTGGTGGAAGGCTATGGCGGCGGCACCGCCAGCGGTCGCCCGCTCAAGGCCGCGCAGGTCGGCGGGCCGCTCGGCGCCTGGGTACCGCCCAGCCACTTCGATACCCCGCTGGACTACGAGGCGTTCGCCGCCATGGGCGCGATGCTCGGCCACGGCGGCGTGGTGGTGGCCGACGACACCCTGAACATGGCCAGCATGGCGCGTTTCGCCTTGCAGTTCTGCGCCGAGGAATCCTGTGGCAAGTGCACCCCGTGCCGGATCGGCTCGACCCGCGGCATGGAGGTGGTCGACCGGCTGATCGCGACCAGCGATTTCAGCGAGCGCCATGACCAGGCCCTGCTGCTGCGCGACCTGTGCGACACCATGCAGTACGGCTCGCTGTGCGCCATGGGCGGCATGACCGCCTACCCGGTGGCCAGCGCCCTCAAGTACTTCCCCGCCGATTTCGGGCTGACCACCACGGAGGCCGCACAGTGA
- a CDS encoding formate dehydrogenase subunit gamma: protein MPDELLYLPAIQSILTRKKDTPGALLPILHAIQDAVGFIPEAAVPEIAHALNLSLAEVRGVISFYHDFRTTPPARHTLRLCRAESCQSRGSEALAAQLREQLALDDHGTSADGAISLRPVYCLGACACSPALELDGQVHARLTPERLRALVNGCLEGETC from the coding sequence ATGCCTGATGAATTGCTTTACCTGCCCGCTATCCAGAGCATCCTGACCCGCAAGAAGGATACCCCCGGCGCGCTGTTGCCGATCCTTCACGCCATCCAGGACGCCGTTGGTTTCATCCCCGAAGCTGCAGTTCCTGAAATCGCCCACGCCCTCAACCTCAGCCTCGCCGAAGTGCGCGGGGTGATCAGCTTCTATCACGACTTCCGCACCACACCGCCGGCCCGTCACACGCTGCGCCTGTGCCGCGCCGAATCGTGCCAGAGCCGTGGCAGCGAAGCCCTGGCCGCGCAGTTGCGCGAACAGCTGGCGCTGGATGATCACGGCACCAGCGCCGACGGGGCCATCAGCCTGCGCCCGGTGTATTGCCTGGGCGCCTGCGCCTGTTCACCGGCGCTGGAACTGGACGGCCAGGTGCATGCACGGCTTACTCCCGAGCGCTTGCGGGCCCTGGTGAACGGTTGCCTGGAGGGCGAAACATGCTGA
- the sfnG gene encoding dimethylsulfone monooxygenase SfnG: protein MSQQPIKFAYWVPNVSGGLVVSTIEQRTSWDIDYNRKLAQIAERAGFDYALSQIRFTAGYGADNQHESVTISHALLAATEKLKVIAAILPGPWNPALAAKQLASIDQFTNGRIAINVVSGWFKGEFHAIGEPWLDHDERYRRSEEFIRALKGIWTEDNFTFNGDFYRFRNYNLKPKPLQQPHPEIFQGGSSRAARDMAARVSDWYFTNGNTVEGIKAQVDDIRAKAAANGHSVKIGVNAFIIARDTEEQARAVLQEIIDKANPEAVQAFGHEVKHAGSASPEGEGNWANSSFEDLVQYNDGFKTNLIGTPRQIAERIVALKAVGVDLILSGFLHFQEEVAYFGEQVLPLVRALEAEKAQVQAVA, encoded by the coding sequence ATGAGCCAGCAACCGATCAAATTCGCCTACTGGGTCCCCAACGTCAGTGGTGGCTTGGTGGTCAGTACCATCGAGCAGCGCACCAGCTGGGACATCGACTACAACCGCAAGCTGGCGCAGATCGCCGAGCGGGCCGGTTTCGACTACGCCCTGTCGCAGATCCGCTTCACCGCTGGCTACGGTGCCGACAACCAGCACGAATCGGTCACCATCAGCCACGCGCTGCTGGCGGCCACCGAGAAGCTCAAGGTCATTGCCGCCATTCTGCCTGGCCCATGGAACCCGGCGCTGGCGGCCAAGCAACTGGCGAGCATCGACCAGTTCACCAATGGCCGAATCGCCATCAACGTGGTGTCGGGCTGGTTCAAGGGCGAATTCCATGCCATTGGCGAGCCCTGGCTGGACCACGACGAACGCTATCGCCGCTCCGAAGAGTTCATCCGGGCGCTCAAAGGCATCTGGACTGAGGACAACTTCACCTTCAACGGCGACTTCTATCGCTTTCGCAACTACAACCTCAAGCCCAAGCCGCTGCAGCAGCCGCACCCGGAAATCTTCCAGGGCGGCAGTTCGAGGGCGGCGCGGGACATGGCGGCGCGGGTGTCGGACTGGTACTTCACCAACGGCAATACGGTAGAAGGGATCAAGGCGCAGGTCGATGATATCCGTGCCAAGGCTGCTGCCAACGGGCATTCGGTGAAGATCGGGGTGAATGCGTTCATCATCGCCCGCGATACCGAGGAACAGGCCCGGGCGGTGTTGCAGGAGATCATCGACAAGGCCAACCCCGAGGCGGTGCAGGCTTTTGGCCATGAAGTGAAGCATGCCGGCTCCGCCAGCCCGGAAGGCGAGGGCAACTGGGCCAACTCCAGCTTCGAGGACCTGGTGCAGTACAACGACGGCTTCAAGACCAACCTGATCGGCACACCACGGCAGATTGCCGAGCGCATCGTGGCATTGAAGGCGGTGGGGGTGGACTTGATTCTGTCCGGGTTCCTGCATTTCCAGGAGGAAGTGGCGTACTTTGGCGAACAGGTGTTGCCATTGGTGAGGGCGCTGGAGGCTGAGAAGGCACAGGTGCAGGCTGTCGCTTGA